ACGATGACCTTCCTGCAGGCGAAACTGACGCGAATATGAATAAATTCTCACTTGCTGAAGATGAGAAATACCTTATACCATTGCTAAAGGAAATTCTGGCAATAAATCCCGCCATAAAAATTCTTGCTTCACCATGGTCGGCACCCCTGTGGATGAAAACAACCGGCAAAAGCGTTGGCGGAAGCCTTAAGCCTGAATACTACGATGCTTACTCGAAATATTTCATCTCATACATTATGGGTATGAAAAATAAAGGCATTAACATAGATGCAATTACAGTGCAGAATGAGCCTCTGCATGGCGGGAATAACCCAAGCATGGTAATGCCCGCAACACAGCAGGCCGAATTTATAAGGACCAGTCTTGGACCCGCATTCAAGAGTGTTGGAATAAATACAAAGATTATTATTTATGACCACAATGCAGACCGTACCGATTACCCGATCTCTGTTCTGAACGATCCCGATGCAAAAAAATATATTGACGGCTCAGCTTTTCATCTTTATGGCGGCAGCATCAGTGACCTGAGCCTGGTGCATAATGCACATCCCGATAAAAACCTTTACTTCACCGAGCAGTGGGTGGGTGCCGGAAGCAGCTTTGCAGATAATCTTAAATTTCATATTAATGATTTGATAATCGGTGCTTCAAGAAACTGGTGCAAAACTGTTCTGGAGTGGAACCTGGCCTCAAATGCAAGCCTCACGCCTCATACCGCCGGCGGCTGCGATCAGTGCCTTGGCTCCATTACAATAGAAGGCAGCCAGGTGACACGTAACGTCGGCTATTACATTATGGCACATGCATCCAAATTTGTAAGACCCGGCTCAAAGAGAATTGAATCTAATATGCCGACTGACCTGCCGAATGTTGCTTTCCTGACGCCTGAGGGTAAAGTGGTTGTAATTGTTCTGAATAACGGGTCATCTGCAAAGGCATTTAATATGCAAGTGGGAGATAAGACAATAACTGCCTCACTGGCTTCCGGCGCGGCAGGAACGTTTGTCTGGTAAACAGTTCCCGGTAAAACAGTTTCCGGTAAACGGAATTTTCTAATTCAACTTGCTATAAAAAATCAAAACAGGTATTTTACTGAAAAAACAGCAATGATTGATAATATAAAAAATGAGGATCTGCGCCGGTTATTTGCGCTTTCTACAGAAATGTTTGCAGTAATCGGCTACGACGGGTACTTCAAAATCCTGAACCCTGCATGGGAGGCCTGTCTGGGCTACACTATTGAGGAGCTGCTTTCAAAACCCGTAACTGAATTCATTCATCCCGATGACCTTGAGGTGAAAGGTTTTGAAACAGACAGCATCAGCCCGGATGGCGAGGCGCCTTCTTTTATAAACCGCTACAAATGTAAAGACGGATCCTATAAATGGCTGCTCTGGATTGCAGAATCGTACTGCGAAGAAAAAATGGTCTTTGCAGCCGCACGAGATGTAACAAACTACAAGAAAATTGAAAAATCCCTTCGTGAAAGCGAGGCCCGTTACCGCCTTATTGTAGAGGGCAGCCAGGATATATTTTTTTATGAGTGCTCTGAAGACGGGAGAATCCGTTATATCTCTCCTTCTGTAAAGAACGTTACCGGGTACGACCCCAAGGAACTCGCGGGCAGAATGCTCAAAGAGTTTGAGGCGGATATCAGCACAGATACTGCACCGTCAAATGAATGCAATGGGGCGGATATACCTGAAAAGTCAAGCCGGGCAGCTGTTAACCGGACTATTAACCATAAAGACGGCAGGCGCATAATACTCGATATCACTGAGTCGGCCATAACAGATTCCAACGGCTCAAGGCAGCTGATTGGCTTTGCAAAGGATATAACTGAAAGAATTCTCTCCGAAAAATCACTCCAGGAAAGCCAGCGCCGTATGTCCACTCTGGTCAAAAACCTTCCGGGCATGGCATACCGGCTGAGAATGGACAGGGACTGGGTAATGGAGTATGTAAGCGAAGGCGCCTATGCACTTACCGGATACCATCCTGACGAACTTATAAGGAAATATAACGTTGCTATGGGAAGCGTTATCCATCACGACGACATTT
This genomic stretch from Ignavibacteria bacterium harbors:
- a CDS encoding glucosylceramidase, whose product is MKTTICHLLIVILLLASSGLSYGCKKKDNVTSPASQENINVQFWLTDPAQKTYFTEQQSIATAPAVGGINTITVISDKAYQEMDGFGCALTGGSAYHIYNMPAAERKQLLTELFDYKDKNIGISYLRISIGASDLDAKVFSYDDLPAGETDANMNKFSLAEDEKYLIPLLKEILAINPAIKILASPWSAPLWMKTTGKSVGGSLKPEYYDAYSKYFISYIMGMKNKGINIDAITVQNEPLHGGNNPSMVMPATQQAEFIRTSLGPAFKSVGINTKIIIYDHNADRTDYPISVLNDPDAKKYIDGSAFHLYGGSISDLSLVHNAHPDKNLYFTEQWVGAGSSFADNLKFHINDLIIGASRNWCKTVLEWNLASNASLTPHTAGGCDQCLGSITIEGSQVTRNVGYYIMAHASKFVRPGSKRIESNMPTDLPNVAFLTPEGKVVVIVLNNGSSAKAFNMQVGDKTITASLASGAAGTFVW